A single bacterium DNA region contains:
- a CDS encoding cytochrome b N-terminal domain-containing protein has translation MNRIPFVGPTIQWLEDRIHLRTSVQEFLQSSIPDKIGWPHVLGSILLVLFAVQFVSGILLSFVYSPSPSDAHASVRYMTEEMKGGAWLRGIHYWGASLMVIVIGLHLLRTFLFAAYRKPRELTWIVGVLLLLCVLTFAQTGFLLPWDQMAYWGTEVTIRIIGTAPLIGPRIVNFLRGGNVIGSFTLSRFYSIHTVILPITVVLLILGHLMLIRRYGIMAPWSRTGSEPPRSTSFYPHQTVKDSAAMFVMMMILFGLAAFLPPSLGSPADPSDNSIVPRPEWYFLFLFQLLHYFQGKWETVGTFFLPNLAILMLLIVPFLDRNTDRRLNKRPFAVLAVAGCVFVWSYLTYAATSHQSPSRELRPKGITVSRSERIKRPSDVGGLFLLQQRCFECHSLTAAGERPLQILARNDFPAGKDWFKNHLEKMGRDSGLTENEPKELMSVLRLAAGEHSERLYTIPRVVRSGAHTFYNNFCINCHTIDGQGGKKGPDLTIRPLRSKEWHVQHIREPQSLVPNSKMQEFPDFTNAEYNALAEYILYLHSP, from the coding sequence ATGAACAGAATTCCTTTCGTTGGCCCAACCATCCAATGGTTGGAGGATCGAATTCACCTCAGAACTTCGGTGCAAGAATTCTTGCAGTCGTCGATTCCCGACAAAATCGGTTGGCCTCATGTCCTGGGCAGTATCTTGCTTGTACTTTTTGCCGTGCAGTTTGTCTCCGGGATACTCCTCAGCTTCGTTTATTCCCCCTCGCCATCAGATGCCCATGCATCCGTCCGGTACATGACCGAAGAGATGAAAGGAGGCGCCTGGCTTCGGGGAATTCATTACTGGGGCGCATCCTTGATGGTGATCGTCATCGGTCTCCATCTTCTGCGCACCTTCCTCTTTGCAGCGTATCGAAAGCCCCGCGAGCTCACCTGGATTGTGGGTGTTCTGTTGTTACTCTGTGTGCTGACATTCGCCCAAACAGGATTCCTTCTTCCGTGGGATCAAATGGCCTATTGGGGAACAGAGGTCACGATTCGCATTATAGGTACGGCGCCGCTGATCGGTCCGCGAATCGTGAATTTCCTACGAGGTGGTAATGTCATAGGCTCCTTCACTTTAAGCCGCTTCTACAGTATTCATACCGTCATTCTTCCGATCACTGTTGTGCTGTTAATCCTTGGCCATCTTATGTTGATTCGCCGGTACGGCATCATGGCTCCTTGGTCTCGGACAGGTTCGGAACCTCCGCGAAGCACTTCGTTCTATCCACACCAGACTGTTAAAGATTCTGCTGCAATGTTCGTCATGATGATGATTCTTTTCGGCCTGGCAGCATTTCTTCCTCCATCGCTGGGGAGTCCTGCGGATCCAAGCGATAACAGCATTGTCCCGCGCCCTGAATGGTATTTCTTGTTTCTGTTCCAGTTGCTTCATTATTTCCAAGGGAAGTGGGAGACAGTCGGTACTTTCTTTTTACCGAATTTGGCGATTCTCATGCTCTTGATCGTACCGTTTCTGGATCGCAACACGGACCGCCGACTCAACAAGAGGCCCTTTGCCGTTCTCGCTGTCGCTGGTTGTGTGTTTGTTTGGAGCTACCTGACCTATGCCGCAACAAGCCACCAGTCGCCTTCCCGAGAGTTACGGCCAAAAGGAATTACAGTTTCCAGATCAGAGCGGATCAAGAGACCGAGCGATGTAGGCGGACTCTTCCTGCTTCAGCAAAGATGCTTCGAATGCCATTCGTTGACTGCTGCAGGAGAAAGACCGTTACAAATCCTTGCCCGAAACGATTTTCCTGCTGGAAAAGATTGGTTCAAGAACCATCTAGAAAAAATGGGGCGTGATTCCGGATTGACCGAGAACGAACCGAAGGAACTGATGTCGGTTCTCCGTTTGGCCGCGGGAGAGCATTCTGAACGGCTGTACACCATTCCCAGAGTCGTTCGTTCAGGTGCTCATACGTTTTATAACAATTTTTGCATCAACTGTCATACGATCGATGGCCAGGGAGGCAAGAAGGGACCTGATCTCACCATCCGGCCTCTGCGAAGCAAAGAGTGGCATGTTC
- a CDS encoding ubiquinol-cytochrome c reductase iron-sulfur subunit, with translation MNRRTFLERITQLFSLGWFVMLSLPVFRFLSVSSEGKSESTWHALLQADANIPQEDYVQVSLKQVQQEGWKRQIVEELLWVRKKKNGSFMVFNPHCTHLGCAFSWNAEMKQFQCPCHGGRFDADGKRIAGPPPRPLDRYETKIEDNTLKIGKLLKA, from the coding sequence ATGAACCGAAGAACCTTTCTCGAACGGATTACGCAGCTCTTTTCACTTGGATGGTTCGTTATGTTATCCCTGCCTGTTTTTCGCTTCCTTTCGGTATCTTCCGAAGGAAAGAGTGAATCAACCTGGCATGCATTGTTGCAAGCCGACGCGAATATTCCGCAGGAGGACTACGTTCAAGTGAGCTTGAAACAGGTTCAGCAAGAAGGCTGGAAGCGGCAGATTGTAGAAGAACTGCTTTGGGTTAGAAAAAAGAAAAACGGCAGCTTCATGGTCTTCAATCCACATTGCACACATCTCGGATGCGCTTTTTCGTGGAATGCAGAAATGAAACAGTTCCAGTGCCCCTGCCATGGAGGCCGCTTCGATGCCGATGGGAAAAGAATTGCGGGTCCACCTCCCCGCCCATTAGATCGGTACGAAACAAAGATAGAAGACAACACACTCAAAATCGGAAAGTTACTAAAAGCGTAG